The Deinococcus multiflagellatus region TGATGCAGAGTGTGGGTGGCGAGGCGGCCCTGGCCCAGCGCACCCAGGACATGACGCCGCGGGAGGCCGAGGCGTTTTTTGCGGCCTACGGGATGGGGTATCAAAACCACGACGCCCTCAGCGCCCAGCTGGCGGACGGGTGCCCCACCCGGTTTGCGGCGGCGGACCGCAACACCTGGCACACGATCAACGGCGGGTATTACTACATCGACGGCGAAGGCCGACCCAAATCGGCGTACCGGTACCTGCCGCCGATCACGGCGGCGGCGCGCGACACCACCTGCCAGGCCAGCGTGGGGAACCTCGACCATCCGGACGGGTACGACGGCGGGCACCTGGTCGGCTCGCAGCTCGGCGGCTGGGGCAGAAGGGCGAATATGGTCCCCCAGGACAGTAATTTCAATCGGGGGAATTACGCCCAGATTGAAAACCAGGCCGCCAAATGCACGCGCCTGGCGAACGGCGCCCTGACCTATCAGGCCAGCGTGACGTACCCCAACACCACGACGAACACGCCCTCGACGTGGACGCTCTCCATGACCATCGGCGGCGACACGTTTACCCGCACCTTTACGAACACCGCGTACGGCGGTCCGAACGGCACCACGTACCGTCAGCAGGCCGTGAGCTGGCTGATCAGCAAGGGGTGCAGCTAAGCCAGCGGCAGCGGGAGCTGCCGTAATGCATCGAGAAACGACGACGCCCCCTGAAATTGGGCGTCGTCGCCGTGCAGGCTCAGGTCACCGGCCTGGGCGGCACGGGCGGCCCAGCCCAGGAAGGCACCCAGGTCGGGGCTCACCACCCGGTGGGTGGTCTCGTCTGGCCCGTACGTGATCACCTGGCCGGTCGTGCCGGCCGCGCCAGGGTCCAGATCCACTGCCAGCCCGTTGCCGGCGCCGTCTGTGGCGAAGGGAAGCCAACCGCGCGAGAAGCTCACGGCTTTGATCGCCCCTTCCGGCTCGCTGGTCAGGCTGGTGTCGTCCTGGGCCAGGTCCATCCAGGTCGCGTGCTCCTGCACGGCGCGTCGCAAAGGCAACCAGGTCATCCCAAACATCACCCCGGGGACCACGCCGTCCTGGCCGTCGTGTGTGCTGTAGGCGTCACGGACGGGCGCCGGGAGGGGCCGGCCCAGGGCCGCTTCCGCTGCCTGGAAGTCAGCAGGGCTGGCCGGGGGACGGAGTGGGGCGGCCAGGGCGGGCACCCGGGCCTGGAGGGCAGCAGCAAAGGCAGAGGGACTCATGGCTTTTCAGCGTAGCGGGCGGTGGTCACGTGCCGGTGTGGCCCAGTACGCTGGACTTGGGCGCCTCTTGAGGCTGCCCCTGCTCGCGGCCACTGCCGCTGTCCAGGTGCCGGCCAGCGTCATGGGGATGGCCACGGTTACTGGCGGGGACACCCTCATCTCCATGCGGTACGGTGCGGCATGCCGGATGAGCCCCTGGAGCCCGTGTTGACGGGCACGCTGATCGTGGATGCGATTGAAGGCCGCTTCGCCCGGGTGGAGCGGGAGAACGGCGCCACCGAAGACTGGCCGCTGGCGAGCCTGCCCTGTGGGGTCCGCGAAGGCGACCTGGTGCGGGTCACCGTGGATGGGGGCGACCTCGAGATGGAGATCGATCACGAGGCGACGCGGGCCCGGCGGGCGCAGGCCCAGCAGGACCTGGACACGCTGAATGCGGCATCTCCAGACGGGGCGCTGGACCTGTGAGGCGGCTGTTTACTCTGGCGGCGCTGTCGCTGGGCTTGGCCAGTGCTCAGGGCACGGGGGTCCTCACCATCCGCTTCCTGGATGTGGGGCAGGGCGACGCGGTGCTCATCACCAGCCCAGAAGGCAAGAGCGTCCTGTACGACGGCGGCCGCAGCGAAGTTCGGATGCAGGCCCTTCTGAAGCAGTACAAGGTGGCTTCGCTGGACCTCGTGGTGGCCAGCCACGGAGACGCCGACCACATCACCGGTCTGGTGCCCGCGGTGCAGGCGCTGAGGCCCCGCTTTTTTCTGAATAACGGCCTCGCACTGACGACACAGGTCTGGCAGAAGCTGACAGGAGCGGTACGGGCTGCCGGCACGCAGGGCCTCCTGGCCAAGTCGCAGGTGATCAACCTGGGCAGCGTGAAGCTCACGGTGATTCCGCCGCCCCCCGGCTTGCCGAAAGACGAGCAGAACGTCAACTCCATCGGCCTGCTGATTCAATACGGCTCGTTCCGCGCCCTCCTGACGGGAGACAGCGAAACGCCAGAGACGAACGCGTGGTTGAAAACTTACCCAGCGAGCTTCCTGGGCCCGGTGAACGTGTACAAGAGCATTCACCACGGGGCAAAGAATGGCGACAATGCCCGCTGGCTCGCCGCCGTCCGGCCAGAGAATGTCGTGATTGGCGTGGGCCCAAATAATTACGGTCACCCGACCGCGGAAGCGCTGAGTCTGTACAAAAAGGCGGGTGCTGGCATCTACCGCACCGATTTAAACGGCACCGTGACCGTCACGGTGCAAAGAACTGGTCAGTTCATCATCACCACCGAAAAAGGCACAGGAACAGCAGGCAGCCGCAAGCCCGTGGCGACGCCGGCCCCTGCCCCTCAACCCGCGCCGTACTACCGCAGTTGTGCGGCGGCGAGGGCCGCCGGAGTGACGCCCCTGCGGCTTGGGCAACCGGGGTATGGCCGTCACCTCGACCGCGACGGGGACGGTGTCGCCTGCGAGTAGTTCAGCGCGGGCGCCGGTCAGGCAGGGTCTGGTCGAGGCTTGGCGGCCGTCACGGCCGGTCAACCTCTCCCGGTCCCCGTCAAGGCCCCACGCCCTTCTGGCCGGCGGCTTTGCACCTGCCCAGCACATCGCGGTAGGCGTCTCCGATGCCTTCAGGTTCGATCCACAGCCGCACGTCTCCGCCAGGGGCTTCGGGCAGCGAGATCTCCGTTCTGGCCTTCCCCGCCAGCATGGCGCGTCCCCAGGGATTCACGTCGAGATAGACCGTACTCTCCACAGTGGCGCCGCCCGGCAGCTTGCTTTTGGCAATCAGGGGCTTCCACTCACCGCCTCCTTCGCGCCAGCGCGCCGGAACCTTGCCGCTTTTGATCTGCTCCGGGGTCATCAGGACCGTGCCGGGTTGATTCAGGAAGGCCGCGAGTCTTGGCGCGCACTTCAGGAGCAGGAGGGGATGGCGCTCCCCCCGGCCCACGGCGCGTTCGCCCTCATCACCATCCGAGGCCACGACCAGAATCTTGTCCCCGCCTTCGAGAGGCAGCACATGCACGCGGGTTTCGGCGTACCGGGTGGTGCCGTTCCAGCCAGGGCCGTTGGCCTCGGCCTGCAACCTGCTGCCGAACGCGATGACGCCACCGACCAACACCACGGAACCGATGATCACCTGGGCCCACACGGGCAGGCGGTCGACTGGGTTCGCGGCAGGCGGGGCGCCTGATCCATCAGGGGCGCGCTTGTTCGGCGTCATGGGCCCCAGGGTAGAGGAGGCTGAAGTTCAACTCCGCCTCAGATGACCG contains the following coding sequences:
- a CDS encoding DNA/RNA non-specific endonuclease produces the protein MKQPAALLLASLLLAACSPSPAPVATAAPYDRLMQSVGGEAALAQRTQDMTPREAEAFFAAYGMGYQNHDALSAQLADGCPTRFAAADRNTWHTINGGYYYIDGEGRPKSAYRYLPPITAAARDTTCQASVGNLDHPDGYDGGHLVGSQLGGWGRRANMVPQDSNFNRGNYAQIENQAAKCTRLANGALTYQASVTYPNTTTNTPSTWTLSMTIGGDTFTRTFTNTAYGGPNGTTYRQQAVSWLISKGCS
- a CDS encoding SMI1/KNR4 family protein, whose translation is MSPSAFAAALQARVPALAAPLRPPASPADFQAAEAALGRPLPAPVRDAYSTHDGQDGVVPGVMFGMTWLPLRRAVQEHATWMDLAQDDTSLTSEPEGAIKAVSFSRGWLPFATDGAGNGLAVDLDPGAAGTTGQVITYGPDETTHRVVSPDLGAFLGWAARAAQAGDLSLHGDDAQFQGASSFLDALRQLPLPLA
- a CDS encoding DUF3006 domain-containing protein, with translation MPDEPLEPVLTGTLIVDAIEGRFARVERENGATEDWPLASLPCGVREGDLVRVTVDGGDLEMEIDHEATRARRAQAQQDLDTLNAASPDGALDL
- a CDS encoding excalibur calcium-binding domain-containing protein, yielding MRRLFTLAALSLGLASAQGTGVLTIRFLDVGQGDAVLITSPEGKSVLYDGGRSEVRMQALLKQYKVASLDLVVASHGDADHITGLVPAVQALRPRFFLNNGLALTTQVWQKLTGAVRAAGTQGLLAKSQVINLGSVKLTVIPPPPGLPKDEQNVNSIGLLIQYGSFRALLTGDSETPETNAWLKTYPASFLGPVNVYKSIHHGAKNGDNARWLAAVRPENVVIGVGPNNYGHPTAEALSLYKKAGAGIYRTDLNGTVTVTVQRTGQFIITTEKGTGTAGSRKPVATPAPAPQPAPYYRSCAAARAAGVTPLRLGQPGYGRHLDRDGDGVACE